Genomic DNA from Candidatus Sysuiplasma acidicola:
TCGACGATTCGCCGAACATCAGCACAGCCGAGTGCGGCATGGTTCCCTGCGGCGCCTTCCCGATGGTGCTGGCGCCGATAATCGACGACACGGCGTCGCAACCGCCGATGTACGACGCCCGGTCGATCATCGGTGCAATAGCTGGATGAGCCCTGCGTATTCCGAAGGCAAGCAGCGTCCTGTCGCCGCATCTCTTTCTGTATCTGGAGGTTACGGTTGTCACGCCCGACGAGTGGCAGATGAAGCCGAGCATGGGCGTCTCATAAACAGCGAAATCATAGTAGCTTCCGTCAATATACATCAGCGGCACGAGGATGCCGCTGCGCGACCTGTTCCTGAAAAGGGTGCCCTCCGGCAGTGAATAAATATCGACAGGCATGCCCTCGAAGAGACGAATCACTTCTTCAAGACCCGCAAACACGGCCCATGTCCATCCTGCGGGAAATTCGCTGGCGGTGACTTCAGCACTCACTTTCTGCGAGGCAAGTCCGTTCTTTTCGAGTATCTTGCGCGTTTTCGTGAAATATGTATCTGTTGTCTCGCCGGCGGCTATCTGCTCGTCAGAGGCAGTGAAGAACTGTTTCAGAATTTCACCTTACCAAGAGAAACTATGGATGTGCCATAGATTTCCTTCATGTATTTCAGAGCTGCTTTCTTCCTTGCAGGATTCATACTCTCGACGCAATCGCTGACAACGGTCAGTCTGTATCCGCGGAAGAAAGCGTCGGCGACATTGTGCTGTACACATATATCGGCGCTGATTCCGGCAAAATATATTTCATCGACACCTGCGGCTTTCAGCGTCCTGTCAAGAGGGGAGCTGAAGAAGCCCGAATATTGCTTCTTGGCGAAGACCTTCTCACCGCGTTCTGGCCTGAGCTCTTTCACTATTTCTGATCCACGGGTACCGGCCATGGCGTGTCTTCCCCATACACGCATCTCAGGATCGTCGGGATGATGCGAATCCCTGAGGTAAAAAACAGGAATGCCAGCACTTCTTGCTCTGTCAATCAGCGCACCGACAGCGGGCACGATATGCTCCGCTCTTTTCGAGCCGAACCTGCCAGTGACGAAGTCGTTAATCATATCCACTACAAGAACCGCCTTCACAGCAATGCCTCCGTGCTCCTTCAACCGCAGGAATACCGCTTACAGGACAAAAAGATGTCAGTTCCACATGACATTATGCGCCGTTTGTAGCGTCATACGGGCAGCTCTTCAGGCATTTGGAAACGATATCGTCAGGTATTCGATTATAACAACCGTGGCGATTATGAGAGCGACGACGAGCCATGGATTCACTTTAAGCGCCTTTTCATCCTCGGCGTCGAAATATCTTATCAGACCTGCCGCGGACTGGAAACCTTCACCTTTTTTCTTGGCCATGACTTATGCTCCTACCATACTATTCCACGACGGGATATTTATTCATTATGGCTGGAAACAGCATGAACTCACCGCATTCATGACACTGCGCAGCTTTGCAGTGTGAGCAGACTGCAGCCTCCATGACGACGGCATTTGCGGCTTTACACTCAAAAGAAAATTTATCAGAGGCATTCGGAGTGCCTGAAGCATGTTATCAGATGGTCATTCACCATGCCCGTCGCCTGCATGTGAGCATAGCATATGGTTGG
This window encodes:
- a CDS encoding cysteine hydrolase — its product is MINDFVTGRFGSKRAEHIVPAVGALIDRARSAGIPVFYLRDSHHPDDPEMRVWGRHAMAGTRGSEIVKELRPERGEKVFAKKQYSGFFSSPLDRTLKAAGVDEIYFAGISADICVQHNVADAFFRGYRLTVVSDCVESMNPARKKAALKYMKEIYGTSIVSLGKVKF
- a CDS encoding preprotein translocase subunit Sec61beta, encoding MAKKKGEGFQSAAGLIRYFDAEDEKALKVNPWLVVALIIATVVIIEYLTISFPNA